From the genome of Halomonas sp. 1513, one region includes:
- a CDS encoding transcriptional regulator GlcC, whose protein sequence is MPFTPDERLAGMRTADGVAATLEQLILDGVFHPGQLLPSERRLCDKLGVSRSSLREGLRALRSKGVIETRHGRGSSVAQLVPQRDDNPLMHLFKSQPRTLFDLLEVRALLEGESAFLAASRGTPADRVLITRRYQEMASYVVEAENIDVERLARLDHAFHLAICQASHNPVLVHTLQSLTDLLLSSVFASVKNLYHRAEPREMINRQHARLHEAVVQGKPTLAKRVALEHLNSIGERLREIEVETQRLERSAMRLEGWE, encoded by the coding sequence ATGCCTTTCACGCCCGATGAGCGCCTGGCCGGTATGCGCACCGCAGACGGCGTCGCAGCAACGCTTGAACAGCTGATTCTCGACGGGGTGTTCCACCCTGGCCAGCTGCTGCCTTCCGAGCGGCGGCTATGCGACAAGCTGGGCGTGTCACGCTCCTCGCTACGTGAGGGGCTGCGCGCACTGCGCAGCAAGGGCGTCATCGAGACCCGCCACGGGCGCGGCTCCAGCGTGGCGCAGCTGGTGCCGCAGCGGGACGATAACCCGCTGATGCACCTGTTCAAGAGCCAGCCGCGCACGCTGTTCGACCTGCTCGAGGTGCGCGCACTGCTGGAGGGCGAGTCGGCGTTTCTGGCCGCCAGTCGCGGCACGCCTGCCGATCGGGTGCTGATCACCCGCCGCTACCAGGAGATGGCCAGCTACGTGGTGGAGGCCGAGAACATCGATGTCGAGCGACTGGCGCGCCTCGATCACGCCTTTCACCTGGCGATCTGTCAGGCCTCGCACAACCCGGTGCTGGTGCACACTCTGCAGAGCCTCACCGACCTGCTGTTGAGCTCGGTATTTGCCTCGGTGAAGAACCTCTACCACCGCGCAGAGCCGCGCGAGATGATCAACCGCCAACACGCCAGGCTTCACGAGGCGGTGGTGCAGGGCAAGCCGACGCTGGCCAAGCGGGTGGCGCTGGAGCATCTCAACAGCATTGGCGAGCGGCTGCGCGAGATCGAGGTCGAGACCCAGCGGCTGGAGCGCTCGGCGATGCGTCTGGAGGGGTGGGAGTAA
- a CDS encoding glycolate oxidase subunit GlcD has product MNILYDAALDGELPHNDKADVLARISEAVPGMTLLHREEDLRPFECDGLSAYRVLPMLVALPDSLDQIETLLKTCHAAGVPVVTRGAGTGLSGGALPLEQGVLLVMSRFKQILEIDPDARVARIQPGVRNLAISEAAAPYGLYYAPDPSSQIACSIGGNVAENAGGVHCLKYGLTVHNVLKVEVMTIEGERMTLGSEAFDAPGFDLLALFTGSEGMLGVVTEVTVKLLPKPESAKVLMASFDDVEKAGKAVGDIIAAGIIPGGLEMMDKLAIQAAEDFVKAGYPVEAEAILLCELDGVEADVDDDCETVKGVLREAGATAISLARDDAERAKFWAGRKNAFPAVGRMSPDYYCMDGTIPRRELPRVLKGIAALSEESGLRVANVFHAGDGNMHPLILFDANQPGELELAEDVGGKILELCVAAGGSITGEHGVGREKINQMCAQFQPDEITTFHAVKAAFDPTRLLNPGKNIPTLARCAEFGAMHVHNNELPHPELPRF; this is encoded by the coding sequence ATGAACATTCTTTACGACGCGGCGCTGGACGGCGAGCTGCCGCACAACGACAAGGCCGACGTGCTGGCCCGCATCAGCGAGGCGGTGCCCGGCATGACCCTGCTGCACCGCGAGGAGGACCTGCGCCCCTTCGAGTGTGACGGTCTCTCCGCCTATCGGGTGCTGCCGATGCTGGTCGCGCTGCCCGACAGCCTCGATCAGATCGAAACGCTGCTCAAGACCTGCCACGCCGCAGGCGTGCCGGTGGTCACCCGCGGCGCCGGTACCGGCCTCTCCGGCGGTGCCCTGCCGCTGGAGCAGGGCGTGCTGCTGGTGATGTCGCGCTTCAAGCAGATTCTCGAGATCGACCCCGATGCCCGCGTGGCGCGTATTCAGCCCGGGGTGCGCAACCTGGCCATCTCCGAGGCCGCGGCGCCCTACGGCCTCTATTACGCGCCGGACCCCTCGTCGCAGATCGCCTGCTCGATCGGCGGCAACGTTGCCGAGAACGCCGGCGGCGTGCACTGCCTGAAGTACGGGCTGACCGTGCACAACGTGCTCAAGGTCGAGGTGATGACCATCGAAGGCGAGCGCATGACGCTGGGCAGCGAGGCCTTCGATGCCCCCGGCTTCGATCTGCTGGCGCTGTTCACCGGCTCCGAGGGCATGCTTGGCGTGGTCACCGAGGTGACCGTCAAGCTGCTGCCCAAGCCGGAGAGCGCCAAGGTGCTGATGGCCAGCTTCGACGACGTCGAAAAGGCCGGCAAGGCGGTGGGCGACATCATCGCCGCGGGCATCATCCCCGGCGGGCTGGAGATGATGGACAAGTTGGCCATCCAGGCCGCCGAGGATTTCGTCAAGGCCGGCTACCCGGTGGAAGCCGAAGCGATCCTGCTGTGCGAGCTCGACGGCGTCGAAGCCGACGTCGACGACGACTGCGAGACGGTAAAAGGCGTCCTGCGCGAGGCCGGCGCCACCGCCATCAGCCTCGCGCGCGACGACGCCGAACGCGCCAAGTTCTGGGCCGGTCGCAAGAACGCCTTCCCTGCCGTGGGCCGCATGTCGCCGGACTACTACTGCATGGATGGCACCATCCCCCGCCGCGAGCTGCCGCGGGTGCTCAAGGGCATCGCCGCGCTCTCCGAGGAGTCCGGCCTGCGCGTGGCCAACGTCTTCCACGCCGGCGACGGCAACATGCACCCGCTGATCCTGTTCGATGCCAACCAGCCCGGTGAACTGGAGCTGGCCGAGGACGTGGGCGGCAAGATCCTCGAGCTGTGCGTTGCAGCCGGCGGCTCGATCACCGGCGAGCACGGCGTCGGCCGCGAGAAGATCAACCAGATGTGCGCCCAGTTCCAGCCCGACGAGATCACCACCTTCCATGCGGTCAAGGCGGCCTTCGACCCGACCCGCCTGCTCAATCCGGGCAAGAACATTCCCACGCTTGCGCGCTGTGCCGAGTTCGGCGCCATGCATGTGCATAACAATGAACTGCCGCACCCCGAGCTGCCGCGTTTCTGA
- a CDS encoding glycolate oxidase subunit GlcE → MADTDSLQDHDISEALCEQVRQADRDKTPLRIVGGNTKAFYGRAVDGTELSTREHRGISHYDPVELIVSVRAGTPLAELEAALDAEGQRLPCEPPHFGASATVGGMIACGLSGPRRPWAGSVRDLVLGTRVITHEGKQLRFGGEVMKNVAGYDLSRLMVGAQGTLGLLTEVSLKVLPKPAASHSLRLELPLDAALNKLAEWGRQPLPLSAASYHDGALYLRLEGGVSSVAATRERLGGDSLDAGYWEELRELRLAFFCADQRPLWRLSLPNNTPPLALDGEVLYDWAGAQRWLKSDAAGADIREACARAGGHATCYTPGVAEPFTPLAPVVAKYHRNLKAELDPNGIFNPGRLYAEV, encoded by the coding sequence ATGGCGGATACCGATTCTCTGCAAGACCACGACATCAGCGAGGCGCTCTGCGAGCAGGTGCGCCAGGCCGACCGCGACAAGACGCCGCTGCGCATCGTCGGTGGTAACACCAAGGCGTTCTACGGCCGTGCAGTAGACGGCACTGAGCTGTCGACCCGCGAGCACCGCGGCATCAGCCACTACGACCCCGTCGAGCTGATCGTCTCGGTGCGCGCCGGCACCCCTCTGGCCGAGCTTGAAGCAGCGCTCGACGCCGAGGGTCAGCGCCTGCCCTGTGAACCGCCCCACTTCGGCGCTAGCGCCACGGTCGGCGGCATGATCGCCTGCGGGCTGTCCGGGCCGCGCCGCCCCTGGGCCGGCAGCGTGCGCGACCTGGTGCTCGGCACCCGAGTGATCACTCACGAGGGCAAGCAGCTACGCTTCGGCGGCGAGGTCATGAAGAACGTCGCCGGCTACGACCTGTCGCGGCTGATGGTCGGCGCCCAGGGCACCCTGGGCCTGCTCACCGAGGTCTCGTTGAAGGTGCTGCCCAAGCCCGCCGCCAGTCACAGCCTGCGCCTCGAGCTGCCCCTCGACGCGGCGCTGAACAAGCTCGCCGAATGGGGCCGCCAGCCGCTGCCGCTGTCTGCAGCCAGCTACCACGACGGCGCCCTGTACCTGCGTCTCGAGGGCGGCGTAAGCTCGGTGGCAGCAACCCGTGAGCGCCTCGGCGGCGACAGCCTCGACGCCGGCTACTGGGAAGAGCTGCGCGAGCTGCGCCTGGCCTTCTTCTGCGCCGACCAGCGCCCGCTGTGGCGGCTATCGCTACCCAACAATACCCCGCCGCTGGCGCTGGACGGCGAGGTGCTCTACGACTGGGCCGGCGCCCAGCGCTGGCTGAAGAGCGACGCCGCCGGCGCCGACATACGCGAGGCCTGCGCCCGCGCCGGCGGCCACGCCACCTGCTATACGCCGGGCGTTGCCGAGCCGTTCACCCCGCTGGCGCCGGTGGTGGCCAAGTACCATCGCAACCTCAAGGCCGAGCTCGACCCCAACGGGATCTTCAACCCCGGCCGACTCTACGCGGAGGTCTGA
- a CDS encoding glycolate oxidase iron-sulfur subunit produces the protein MQTHFTPEDLEKPHIKEADRVLRSCVHCGFCNATCPTYQLLGDERDGPRGRIYLIKELLESRDDDDQVTAETRLHLDRCLTCRNCETTCPSGVEYHKLLDIGRAEIERRVPRSTGERAQRYALRKMLVEPKRFQALLKLGQTFKPLVPGALRSKMPPAPVDAGQRPDSRAHARQMLILEGCVQPGLSPNTNAATARVLDRLGISLTPVSEAGCCGAIDFHLNAQDDGRARMRANIDAWWPHIEAGCEAIVQTASGCGAFVKEYGEMLADDPAYAEKAKRVSALAKDLVEILRDEKLDDLAVSETRKLAFHCPCTLQHAQKLGGAVEGVLTRLGFALTPVADAHLCCGSAGTYSITQPELATELRDNKLDALEAGKPETIVTANIGCQTHLAGAGRTPVRHWIEIVDEALKPAKRSA, from the coding sequence ATGCAGACGCACTTTACCCCCGAGGACCTCGAAAAACCGCACATCAAGGAAGCCGACCGCGTGCTGCGCAGCTGCGTGCACTGCGGCTTCTGCAACGCCACCTGCCCCACCTACCAGCTGCTGGGCGACGAGCGCGACGGCCCTCGCGGGCGCATCTACCTGATCAAGGAGCTGCTCGAGAGCCGCGACGATGACGACCAGGTCACCGCCGAGACCCGACTGCACCTCGACCGCTGCCTGACCTGTCGCAACTGCGAGACCACCTGCCCGTCCGGCGTCGAATACCACAAGCTGCTCGACATCGGCCGCGCCGAGATCGAGCGCCGGGTGCCGCGCAGCACCGGCGAGCGCGCCCAGCGCTACGCCCTGCGCAAGATGCTGGTCGAGCCCAAGCGCTTCCAGGCGCTGCTCAAACTCGGCCAGACCTTCAAGCCGCTGGTGCCCGGCGCGCTGCGCAGCAAGATGCCGCCGGCGCCGGTGGACGCCGGCCAGCGCCCCGACTCTCGTGCTCATGCCCGCCAGATGCTGATCCTCGAAGGCTGCGTGCAACCGGGGCTATCACCCAACACCAATGCCGCCACCGCGCGGGTGCTGGATCGTCTGGGGATCAGCCTGACGCCGGTCAGCGAGGCCGGTTGCTGCGGCGCCATCGACTTCCATCTCAACGCCCAGGACGATGGCCGTGCACGCATGCGTGCCAATATCGACGCCTGGTGGCCACATATCGAGGCCGGCTGCGAGGCCATCGTCCAGACGGCCAGCGGCTGCGGCGCCTTCGTCAAGGAGTACGGCGAGATGCTCGCCGACGACCCGGCCTACGCCGAGAAAGCCAAGCGCGTCAGTGCTCTGGCCAAGGACCTGGTCGAGATATTGCGCGACGAGAAGCTTGACGACCTGGCGGTCAGCGAAACCCGCAAGCTGGCCTTCCACTGCCCCTGCACCCTGCAGCATGCGCAGAAGCTCGGCGGTGCGGTGGAGGGCGTGCTCACCCGGCTCGGCTTCGCACTCACCCCGGTGGCCGACGCTCACCTGTGCTGCGGCTCGGCGGGCACCTACTCGATCACCCAGCCCGAGCTTGCCACCGAGCTGCGCGACAACAAGCTCGACGCCCTGGAAGCCGGCAAGCCGGAGACCATCGTCACCGCCAATATAGGCTGCCAGACGCACCTCGCCGGCGCCGGACGCACCCCGGTCCGCCACTGGATCGAGATCGTCGATGAGGCGTTAAAGCCTGCCAAGAGAAGCGCTTAG
- a CDS encoding BCCT transporter gives MSSPGDPSSHAESSDMQTDYVVGQDNLEGSLGPIGFDIHNRVFAVSALASVVFILLTLLFPERAGGIFQSIVGFSTGTLDWYFMLVVDFFILFCVALVVLPYGSIRLGGPDARPDFNYLSWFSMLFAAGIGIGLLFFGVLEPVYHANVSLPLGIPSPFGDDGALDPEAIPGATAMGLAGTYLHWGIHGWAVYVVMALALAIFTYNKGLPFSIRSAFFPILGDRVWGWWGHAIDILAVFSTLFGLATSLGLGAQQANAGMNFVFGLEVTTTTQVIIILLVTAAALVSVWRGLEGGVKKLSEINMVLAVLFFFFVLFAGPTLVALSGFFTGLTTYVRELAPLSAPFGRDDDAYRQAWTIFYWAWWISWAPFVGMFIARVSRGRTIREFVICVLLIPSLFIFVWMGVFGATALDQLYASPDTSLVKEYVIDTYSPELSLFGMLNELPLTGLMSTLAIVLALIFFITSSDSGSLVIDTITAGGKIDAPRPQRMFWATVEGFIAIVLLIGGGLSALQAGVTATAIPFSVVMLLMCYTIIKALNGELRQLRQKPS, from the coding sequence ATGAGCTCCCCGGGTGACCCCTCGTCGCATGCCGAGTCCAGCGACATGCAGACGGATTACGTCGTTGGCCAGGACAATCTCGAAGGGAGCCTCGGCCCCATCGGCTTCGATATCCACAACCGCGTCTTCGCCGTATCGGCACTCGCCTCGGTGGTCTTCATTCTCCTCACCCTGCTGTTCCCCGAACGAGCCGGCGGCATCTTCCAGTCCATCGTCGGCTTCTCCACCGGCACCCTGGACTGGTATTTCATGCTGGTGGTGGATTTCTTCATCCTGTTCTGCGTGGCGCTGGTGGTGCTGCCCTACGGGTCGATCCGACTAGGTGGGCCGGATGCGCGGCCGGACTTCAACTACCTGTCGTGGTTCTCGATGCTGTTCGCCGCCGGTATCGGTATCGGGCTGCTGTTCTTCGGGGTGCTGGAGCCGGTCTATCATGCCAACGTCTCCTTGCCGCTGGGCATTCCCTCGCCGTTTGGCGACGACGGCGCGCTCGACCCGGAGGCGATTCCCGGCGCCACCGCCATGGGCCTTGCCGGCACCTACCTGCACTGGGGCATCCACGGCTGGGCCGTCTACGTGGTGATGGCGCTGGCTCTGGCCATCTTCACCTACAACAAGGGCCTGCCGTTCTCGATTCGCTCGGCCTTCTTTCCCATCCTCGGCGACCGCGTATGGGGCTGGTGGGGTCACGCCATCGATATCCTGGCGGTGTTTTCCACCCTGTTCGGCCTGGCGACGTCGCTGGGGCTGGGTGCCCAGCAGGCCAATGCGGGCATGAATTTCGTATTTGGCCTCGAGGTCACGACCACCACCCAGGTCATCATCATCCTGCTGGTGACCGCCGCCGCCCTGGTCTCGGTGTGGCGCGGGCTCGAGGGCGGCGTCAAGAAACTCTCCGAAATCAACATGGTGCTGGCGGTGCTGTTCTTCTTCTTCGTGCTGTTCGCCGGCCCCACGCTGGTCGCCCTGAGCGGCTTCTTTACCGGCCTCACCACCTACGTAAGGGAGCTCGCCCCGCTATCGGCGCCCTTCGGCCGTGATGACGACGCCTACCGCCAGGCCTGGACCATCTTCTACTGGGCCTGGTGGATCAGCTGGGCGCCGTTCGTCGGCATGTTCATCGCCCGGGTCTCGCGGGGACGCACGATTCGTGAATTCGTGATCTGCGTGCTGCTGATACCCAGCCTGTTCATCTTCGTCTGGATGGGGGTGTTCGGGGCCACCGCACTGGATCAGCTCTACGCCAGCCCCGACACCAGCCTGGTCAAGGAGTACGTGATCGACACCTACAGCCCCGAGCTGTCGCTGTTCGGCATGCTCAACGAGCTGCCGCTGACCGGCCTGATGTCGACCCTGGCCATCGTGCTGGCGCTGATCTTCTTCATCACCTCGTCGGACTCCGGCTCGCTGGTGATCGATACCATCACCGCCGGCGGCAAGATCGATGCGCCGCGTCCCCAGCGCATGTTCTGGGCCACAGTGGAGGGCTTCATCGCCATCGTGCTGCTGATCGGCGGCGGGCTCTCGGCGCTACAGGCCGGGGTGACGGCGACGGCGATTCCGTTCTCCGTGGTGATGCTGCTGATGTGCTATACCATTATCAAGGCGCTGAATGGCGAGCTTCGCCAACTGCGCCAAAAACCCTCTTGA
- a CDS encoding EamA family transporter, which translates to MPLLYFLAPLGAVLIWSGNMTINQLTVGAIAPSSIAFLRWVLALSVLTPFVLPAVWRHRQALKREWPKLAFLGLLGMAMWQGLAYVAAETTSATNMGILAATVPLLTVLLSALILREPPSLGGVAGGLVALCGVAVLLGRGDPLSLLVLDVSPGDALMVVAASCYATYGVMLKRWQMDLPPWVMLYVQAVFATLLLLPGYLLGPMTPVDGGNVWLIAYAGIPASIITTFLWMRAVRQIGASKASIFLNLMPLFSAIIAMLFLGERLAGWHLLGGGLTLIGVIMAQTLTQPLLQRQRQSQP; encoded by the coding sequence ATGCCGCTGCTCTATTTCCTCGCCCCGCTGGGTGCCGTGCTGATCTGGTCGGGCAATATGACCATCAACCAGCTCACCGTGGGCGCCATCGCGCCGAGCAGCATCGCCTTTCTACGCTGGGTGCTGGCACTGTCGGTGTTGACGCCCTTTGTGCTGCCGGCGGTGTGGCGCCATCGTCAGGCGCTCAAGCGCGAATGGCCCAAGCTGGCCTTCCTCGGCCTGCTGGGCATGGCGATGTGGCAGGGGCTGGCCTACGTTGCCGCCGAGACCACCTCGGCCACCAACATGGGCATTCTTGCCGCCACCGTACCGCTGCTCACGGTCCTGCTCAGCGCGCTGATTCTGCGCGAGCCACCCAGCCTCGGCGGCGTGGCCGGCGGGCTGGTGGCGCTGTGCGGGGTGGCGGTGCTGCTCGGCCGCGGCGACCCGCTGTCGCTGCTGGTGCTCGACGTCTCGCCGGGCGACGCGCTGATGGTAGTCGCCGCCAGCTGCTACGCCACCTACGGCGTGATGCTAAAGCGCTGGCAGATGGATCTACCGCCCTGGGTGATGCTCTACGTGCAGGCGGTCTTCGCCACCCTGCTGCTGCTGCCCGGCTACCTGCTCGGGCCGATGACACCGGTGGATGGCGGCAACGTCTGGCTGATCGCCTACGCCGGCATCCCCGCCTCGATCATCACCACCTTCCTGTGGATGCGTGCGGTACGCCAGATCGGCGCCAGCAAGGCCAGTATCTTCCTCAACCTGATGCCGCTGTTCAGCGCCATCATCGCCATGCTGTTCCTCGGTGAGCGCCTGGCCGGCTGGCACCTGCTCGGCGGCGGCCTGACCCTGATCGGCGTGATCATGGCCCAGACCCTCACCCAGCCGCTGTTACAGCGCCAACGCCAGAGCCAGCCATGA
- a CDS encoding gamma-glutamylcyclotransferase: protein MSLDTTLINRQRMPVDDDAKLWLFGYGSLIWKAEFAYLERRPAHIEGWVRRFWQASHDHRGTPQAPGRVVTLIRQPGALCHGMAYRISGEVLHGLDIREKNGYLRETTLMHFADGSHADGLLYLATEDNAAFLGDASLESIARQIAAAHGPSGANRDYLLNLATALEALGADDPHVFALAESVRSNKS from the coding sequence ATGAGCCTCGACACCACCCTGATCAACCGCCAGCGCATGCCCGTCGACGACGACGCCAAGCTATGGCTGTTCGGCTACGGCTCACTGATCTGGAAGGCGGAATTTGCCTACCTCGAGCGCCGTCCCGCGCATATCGAGGGCTGGGTACGACGCTTCTGGCAGGCATCACATGACCACCGAGGCACCCCACAGGCACCCGGCCGCGTGGTCACGCTGATACGCCAGCCCGGTGCGCTCTGCCATGGCATGGCCTACCGCATCAGCGGTGAAGTGCTGCACGGGCTGGATATCCGCGAGAAGAACGGCTACCTGCGCGAGACCACCCTGATGCACTTCGCCGACGGCAGCCACGCCGACGGCCTGCTCTACCTCGCCACCGAGGACAACGCCGCCTTTCTCGGCGACGCCTCCCTCGAGTCAATCGCTCGCCAGATCGCCGCCGCCCATGGCCCCAGCGGCGCCAACCGCGACTACCTGCTCAACCTCGCCACCGCCCTGGAAGCTCTCGGCGCCGACGATCCGCATGTATTTGCGCTCGCGGAGAGCGTGCGTTCGAATAAATCGTAA
- a CDS encoding ABC transporter permease, with protein sequence MSQATLSIARGLALRVPSLETTAAWLLAIIWIFPLVYAVWAAFHPPAFMVRFDLFAPLTLDNFANAWAQAPFARYYLNTFLLVTGVVLAQFVVCTLAGFAFARFPIPGKDLLFMLVLIQLFVFPEVLIVENYRIASSLGLVDTITGIGLPYVASAFGIFLLRQTFKTIPRELEDAARIEGCGWLAILLKVYVPLAKPTYLAYGLVSISHHWNNFLWPLVVTNSVESRPLTVGLGVFSAPETGVNWATVSAATLLSIAPLLIAFLLFQRQFVQSFLRAGIR encoded by the coding sequence ATGAGCCAAGCCACTCTCTCTATTGCCAGAGGACTGGCGCTGCGCGTGCCGAGCCTCGAGACCACCGCCGCCTGGCTGCTGGCGATCATCTGGATCTTTCCGCTGGTCTACGCGGTGTGGGCGGCCTTTCATCCACCGGCGTTCATGGTGCGCTTCGACCTGTTCGCGCCGCTGACCCTGGACAACTTCGCCAACGCCTGGGCCCAGGCGCCGTTCGCGCGCTACTACCTCAACACCTTCCTGCTGGTCACCGGGGTGGTGCTGGCGCAGTTCGTGGTGTGTACCCTGGCCGGCTTCGCCTTCGCGCGCTTCCCGATTCCCGGCAAGGACCTGCTGTTCATGCTGGTGCTGATCCAGCTGTTCGTGTTCCCCGAGGTGCTGATCGTCGAGAACTACCGTATCGCCAGTTCATTGGGGCTGGTCGATACCATCACCGGCATCGGGCTGCCCTACGTGGCCAGCGCCTTCGGCATCTTCCTGCTGCGCCAGACCTTCAAGACCATTCCCCGCGAGCTGGAGGATGCCGCCCGCATCGAGGGCTGCGGCTGGCTGGCGATCCTGCTCAAGGTCTATGTGCCGCTGGCCAAGCCCACCTACCTGGCCTATGGCCTAGTGTCGATCAGCCACCACTGGAACAATTTCCTGTGGCCGCTGGTGGTCACCAACTCGGTGGAGAGCCGCCCGCTGACCGTCGGGCTGGGGGTGTTCTCGGCCCCGGAGACCGGCGTCAACTGGGCCACCGTCAGCGCCGCCACCCTGCTCAGCATCGCCCCGCTGCTGATCGCCTTCCTGCTCTTCCAGCGCCAGTTCGTGCAGTCGTTCCTCAGGGCGGGGATACGCTGA
- a CDS encoding ABC transporter permease — MQLYGALLLLPAAVLLATFAYLPTIATLINSLFLPGFRGEPAEFVGLENYQLLIDDTTFWRVARNNLIYALGTIPTSIAIALGMALFVNARLPGRGFVRMAYFTPTILPMIAAANIWMFFYAPQIGLFNKLLGAFGLSGVNWLGDPSVALTSVIVMTVWKEAGFFMIFYLAALQSIPPELKEASDLEGTSRWSFFWRVTFPLLMPTTLFVLINALINAVRVVDHLFILTKGGPNNATNLLLYYVYENAFSFFDRTYAATITVVILLVLGVVATVKFAILDRRTHYQ, encoded by the coding sequence ATGCAGCTCTACGGCGCCCTGCTGCTGTTGCCCGCGGCGGTGCTGCTGGCGACCTTCGCCTATCTACCGACGATCGCCACGCTGATCAATAGCCTGTTCCTGCCCGGCTTTCGCGGTGAGCCCGCCGAGTTCGTCGGCCTCGAGAACTACCAGCTGTTGATCGACGACACCACCTTCTGGCGGGTGGCACGCAACAACCTGATCTATGCGCTGGGCACCATTCCCACCTCGATTGCTATTGCCCTGGGCATGGCGCTGTTCGTCAACGCCCGGCTGCCGGGCCGCGGCTTCGTGCGCATGGCCTATTTCACGCCGACCATCCTGCCGATGATCGCCGCGGCGAATATCTGGATGTTCTTCTACGCGCCGCAGATCGGCCTGTTCAACAAGCTGCTCGGCGCCTTTGGGTTGTCCGGGGTCAACTGGCTGGGCGACCCCAGCGTGGCGCTGACCTCGGTGATCGTGATGACCGTCTGGAAGGAGGCCGGGTTCTTCATGATCTTCTACCTGGCGGCGCTGCAGAGCATTCCGCCGGAGCTCAAGGAGGCCTCGGACCTGGAGGGCACCAGCCGCTGGAGCTTCTTCTGGCGGGTGACCTTCCCGCTGCTGATGCCGACCACGCTGTTCGTGCTGATCAATGCGCTGATCAACGCCGTGCGGGTGGTGGATCACCTGTTCATCCTCACCAAGGGCGGCCCCAACAACGCCACCAACCTGCTGCTCTACTACGTCTACGAGAACGCCTTCTCGTTCTTCGACCGCACCTACGCCGCCACCATCACGGTGGTGATCCTGCTGGTATTGGGGGTAGTGGCCACGGTGAAATTCGCCATCCTCGACCGACGGACCCACTACCAATGA
- a CDS encoding ABC transporter substrate-binding protein, with protein sequence MRARLSFPLTALAAAVLSASPALADDPVELTMYYPIAVGGALTDVIDELVDEFEAEHPTISVDAIYAGNYDDTRVRAMSAIEAGDAPQLSVLFSIDLYELLEQDAIVAFDDLLESDAEREWLDSFYPGLMENGQVDGQTYGIPFQRSTIVLYWNKDAFEAAGLDPETPPETWDDMAEMAAAVREASGGDQWGVMVPSTGYPYWMFQAFAFQNGHRLMSDDGTEVYFDDPAAVEALEYWVSLSQEHEAMPDGTIEWGTLRQNFIEQSTAMMWHTTGNLTAVRNEADFEFGVAMLPMKTQRGSPTGGGNFYIFNDTTEEEQRAAMTFIRWMTDPERAAAWSIETGYMGVSPDAYETELLRDYVETFAPAAVARDQLEHGTAELSTYQGGRVRRALDNAVQAALTGQMTPAEALAQAQREADGVLRRYAR encoded by the coding sequence ATGCGTGCACGTCTCTCTTTTCCCCTGACGGCGCTGGCCGCCGCCGTGCTTAGCGCCAGCCCGGCGCTGGCCGACGATCCCGTCGAGCTGACCATGTACTATCCCATCGCGGTGGGTGGGGCGCTGACCGACGTCATCGACGAGCTGGTCGACGAGTTCGAGGCCGAGCACCCGACTATCAGCGTCGATGCGATCTACGCCGGCAACTACGACGACACCCGGGTGCGCGCCATGTCGGCCATCGAGGCCGGCGATGCGCCGCAGCTCTCGGTGCTGTTCTCCATCGACCTCTATGAGCTGCTCGAGCAGGACGCCATCGTCGCCTTCGACGACCTGCTCGAGAGCGACGCGGAGCGCGAGTGGCTCGACAGCTTCTACCCGGGGCTGATGGAGAACGGCCAGGTGGATGGCCAGACCTACGGCATCCCCTTCCAGCGCTCGACCATCGTGCTGTACTGGAACAAGGACGCCTTCGAGGCCGCCGGCCTCGACCCCGAGACGCCGCCGGAAACCTGGGACGACATGGCCGAGATGGCCGCCGCGGTGCGCGAGGCCTCCGGCGGCGACCAGTGGGGCGTGATGGTGCCCTCCACCGGCTACCCCTACTGGATGTTCCAGGCCTTCGCCTTCCAGAACGGCCATCGGCTGATGAGCGACGACGGCACCGAGGTCTATTTCGACGATCCCGCCGCCGTCGAGGCGCTGGAGTACTGGGTATCGCTGTCCCAGGAGCACGAGGCAATGCCCGACGGCACCATCGAGTGGGGCACCCTGCGCCAGAACTTCATCGAGCAGTCCACGGCGATGATGTGGCACACCACCGGCAACCTCACCGCGGTGCGCAACGAGGCCGACTTCGAGTTCGGCGTGGCCATGCTGCCGATGAAGACCCAGCGCGGCAGCCCAACCGGTGGCGGCAACTTCTACATCTTCAACGACACCACCGAGGAGGAGCAGCGCGCCGCCATGACCTTCATCCGCTGGATGACCGATCCCGAGCGCGCCGCGGCCTGGTCGATCGAGACCGGCTACATGGGCGTCAGCCCGGACGCCTACGAGACCGAGCTGCTGCGCGACTACGTCGAGACCTTTGCCCCGGCGGCGGTGGCCCGCGACCAGCTCGAGCACGGCACCGCCGAGCTCTCCACCTACCAGGGCGGGCGCGTGCGCCGGGCGCTGGACAACGCCGTGCAGGCGGCGCTGACCGGGCAGATGACGCCGGCTGAAGCACTGGCCCAGGCCCAGCGCGAAGCCGATGGTGTGCTGCGGCGCTACGCGCGCTAA